In Oncorhynchus tshawytscha isolate Ot180627B linkage group LG06, Otsh_v2.0, whole genome shotgun sequence, the following are encoded in one genomic region:
- the panx2 gene encoding pannexin-2, with protein MQNILEQNLDMATALLAGEKLKELILPGSSQDEKGGMLAGLMVQLKLELPFDRVVTIGTVIIPILLVTLVFTRNFAEESIYCYTPHNFTRDQALYARGYCWTELHDAVPGVEPELRPSLFEHKFLPYALLAFAGIMYIPALGWEFMASTRLTSELNFLLHEIDNCYHRAAEGRAPKIEKQIQSKGPGITEKERREIIENAEKEKSPEQNLFEKYLERRGQSNFLAKLYLGRHLAIICLSSIPISYLSAYWHRQRQNEFSCALGEPPDTSSIPELRLSVNCKLPAVQLQRIMAAVDIALLSTMNLVILVNLLHLFVVRKSNFVFDKLHKVGIKTRRRWQKSQFCDINILAMFCNENRDHIKSLNRLDFITNESDLMYDNVVRQLLAALAQSNQDVTPTVRDSGIQTLDPNMDPSLLGVGELGGEPLVIKRPRKKMKWIPSSNPLPQPFKEPLTMTRLENSVKPEKPKLVRRKTVAESYVAPLSKSTQYSAKDMSTLEKKHSRNFSLDVHPYMLTIRKPTKVETVSAEPLPPDHTLDSVFIEGTHTIVHVSASITEKKDRTPESTNTVFSTMTVPTSTYMNGATPSPNPPFLADRHLIEPLIEQEEPEDAQPAVFTRIPPHQLLSMHQLLSMEEEEARGQGARLSERPGGELISAGEC; from the exons ATGCAGAACATCCTTGAGCAGAACTTAGACATGGCCACGGCTCTGCTGGCGGGGGAGAAGCTGAAGGAGCTGATTCTGCCTGGCTCTTCCCAGGATGAGAAGGGAGGCATGCTGGCCGGCCTCATGGTCCAGCTCAAACTAGAGCTACCATTTGACCGCGTCGTCACCATCGGCACCGTCATTATCCCCATCCTGCTTGTCACACTCGTCTTCACAAGGAATTTCGCAG AGGAGTCAATCTACTGCTACACACCTCACAACTTCACCCGTGACCAGGCCCTGTACGCGCGAGGCTACTGTTGGACAGAGCTGCATGACGCCGTACCCGGGGTGGAGCCTGAACTTCGACCTTCGCTGTTCGAGCACAAGTTCCTGCCCTATGCTCTGCTGGCCTTTGCTGGCATCATGTACATCCCTGCTCTCGGCTGGGAATTCATGGCCTCCACAAGACTTACCTCCGAGCTCAACTTTCTGCTTCACGAGATAGACAACTGCTACCACCGGGCGGCCGAGGGCCGGGCCCCTAAAATCGAGAAGCAGATCCAGTCTAAAGGACCGGGTATCACTGAGAAAGAGAGACGTGAGATCATTGAGAATGCGGAGAAGGAGAAGAGCCCCGAGCAGAACCTGTTTGAGAAGTACCTGGAGAGACGAGGCCAGAGCAACTTCCTGGCCAAGCTGTACCTGGGGCGCCACCTGGCCATCATCTGCCTcagctccatccccatctcctacCTGAGCGCCTACTGGCACCGCCAGCGCCAGAACGAGTTCAGCTGTGCCCTGGGGGAGCCTCCAGACACCAGCAGCATCCCAGAGCTGAGGCTCAGCGTCAACTGCAAACTGCCGGCCGTGCAGCTGCAGAGGATCATGGCCGCCGTGGACATCGCCCTGCTGAGCACCATGAACCTCGTCATCCTGGTCAACCTGCTGCACCTGTTTGTGGTGCGCAAGTCCAACTTTGTGTTCGACAAACTGCACAAGGTGGGCATCAAGACGCGGAGGCGCTGGCAGAAGTCCCAGTTCTGCGACATCAACATTCTGGCCATGTTCTGTAACGAGAACCGTGACCACATTAAGTCACTCAACCGCCTGGACTTCATCACCAATGAGAGCGACCTCATGTATGACAACGTGGTGAGGCAGCTGCTGGCCGCGCTGGCCCAGTCTAACCAAGATGTCACGCCCACAGTGAGGGACTCAGGCATCCAGACCCTAGATCCCAATATGGACCCCTCTCTCCTGGGGGTAGGGGAGCTGGGAGGGGAGCCACTGGTCATCAAACGACCACGCAAGAAGATGAAGTGGATCCCCAGCTCCAACCCTCTCCCGCAGCCCTTTAAG GAACCTCTGACAATGACGCGTTTGGAGAACAGCGTTAAGCCTGAGAAGCCCAAACTGGTGAGGAGGAAAACAGTGGCAGAGAGCTACGTCGCTCCTTTAAGCAAGAGCACACAGTACTCTGCTAAAG ATATGAGCACGCTGGAGAAGAAGCATAGTCGCAACTTTTCCCTGGATGTCCACCCGTACATGCTGACCATCCGTAAGCCCACCAAAGTAGAGACAGTCAGCGCAGAGCCTCTACCCCCAGACCACACCCTGGACTCGGTGTTCATTGAGGGCACACACACCATTGTCCATGTCTCCGCTTCTATCACAG aaaAGAAAGATCGCACTCCAGAATCCACCAACACAGTCTTCTCTACAATGACCGTCCCCACCAGCACCTATATGAACGGTGCCACTCCCAGCCCTAACCCACCATTTCTTGCTGACCGCCACCTTATAGAACCCCTGATCGAGCAAGAGGAGCCTGAAGATGCCCAGCCTGCAGTCTTCACTCGGATCCCTCCCCACCAGCTGCTCAGTATGCATCAGCTACTCagtatggaggaagaggaggctagaGGCCAGGGGGCCAGACTGTCTGAGAGACCCGGGGGGGAACTGATCTCTGCTGGGGAGTGTTGA